The following are encoded together in the Glycine soja cultivar W05 chromosome 5, ASM419377v2, whole genome shotgun sequence genome:
- the LOC114412989 gene encoding sulfite exporter TauE/SafE family protein 3-like: MAVHVPRRWDVKWVAGKALIAFLLLVSVSATSSHQNTDNKTTSPSNGTIGVDYHAKAFYKHHWPSMKFGWRIIVGAIVGFLGSAFGTVGGVGGGGIFVPMLTLIVGFDQKSATAISKCMITGGATATVFYNLRQRHPTLDLPVIDYDLALLFQPMLMLGISIGVAFNVIFPEWMLTVLLIIFFVGISVKSFFKGVDTWKKETIMKKEAKKNSRIDDIGSPEDDAHYIQTGDPAKDDTNQSRKKVSIIENIRWKELGLLFAGWIMILALEIGKKHTTTCSRLFWLLNLLQVPIAVGMSSYEAVRLYKGKRIIASKGDQQSHWCVFQLVLFCACGTLAGMIAGLLGLGGGFILGPLFLGLGIPPQVASATSTLVMAFSASMAVVEYYLLKRFPVPYALYFVAIATAAALVGQHLVRKAIAILGRASVIIFILTLTLSVSAVLLGGVGIAHMIQKIENKEYMGFGDLCTYRK; this comes from the exons ATGGCTGTGCATGTACCGAGAAGGTGGGATGTGAAATGGGTTGCTGGAAAGGCTCTTattgcttttcttcttcttgtttcagTCTCAGCTACTTCTTCTCATCAAAATACAGACAACAaaacaacttcaccatccaatgGAACTATAGGGGTTGATTATCATGCTAAAGCATTTTACAAGCACCACTGGCCG AGTATGAAATTTGGCTGGAGAATAATAGTAGGCGCCATAGTTGGATTTTTAGGATCAGCATTTGGGACCGTGGGAGGTGTTGGTGGGGGTGGCATCTTTGTGCCTATGCTTACCCTTATTGTTGGATTCGATCAAAAGTCAGCAACAGCTATATCAAAAT GCATGATTACGGGTGGAGCAACAGCAACCGTGTTCTACAACTTGAGGCAAAGACACCCCACCCTTGATTTGCCTGTCATTGACTATGACTTAGCACTTCTTTTCCAACCAATGTTGATGCTTGGAATCAGTATTGGAGTTGCTTTCAATGTCATCTTTCCTGAGTGGATGCTAACAGTTttgctaataatatttttcgtTG GCATTTCAGTTAAATCCTTCTTTAAGGGTGTTGATACATGGAAGAAAGAAACCATAATGAAGAAG GAAGCTAAGAAGAATTCACGGATTGATG ATATTGGAAGTCCTGAAGATGATGCACATTATATTCAAACAGGAGACCCCGCTAAAGACGATACTAATCaatcaagaaaaaaa GTTTCTATCATTGAGAATATTCGTTGGAAGGAACTTGGACTTCTTTTTGCTGGCTGGATCATGATACTAGCATTAGAGATTGGAAAA AAACACACCACAACTTGCTCACGGTTATTTTGGCTATTGAACCTACTTCAG gtCCCCATAGCTGTAGGAATGAGTTCATATGAGGCTGTGCGTCTATACAAAGGGAAGAGAATCATAGCATCGAAGGGAGATCAACAATCACATTGGTGTGTGTTCCAGTTAGTCCTATTCTGCGCTTGTGGCACACTTGCTGGCATGATTGCTGGTTTGCTAGGCCTTGGTGGAGGATTCATCTTAGGACCCCTATTCCTTGGACTTGGAATTCCACCTCAG GTTGCAAGTGCTACATCCACTTTGGTAATGGCATTTTCTGCATCTATGGCAGTGGTGGAATATTACCTTCTCAAACGTTTCCCCGTTCCTTATG CTCTTTACTTCGTAGCCATAGCCACTGCTGCTGCACTTGTTGGGCAGCATTTGGTGAGAAAGGCGATTGCCATATTGGGGAGAGCATCTGTGATCATTTTCATCCTAACCCTCACACTTAGTGTTAGTGCAGTTTTATTAG GTGGAGTAGGTATTGCACACATGATTcaaaagattgaaaataaagAGTACATGGGATTTGGAGACCTTTGCACGTACAGAAAATAA